The genomic region CTATATCGAAAATAAACTCGGTCATACTTCCGAAGCATTCAACATCATCAATGACGCAAAAAATGAATTTTCAGACGAATACTCCATAAAGCAGCTCGAGCTTTTTGAGAATCGATTAAAGATTTTGGGAGAAAAGGCTAAATCAATAGAATACCAGTTCTGGGTGGGGACCGAACAACCTGTCGATCTTTCGGCATTGAAAGGAAACGTTATACTCCTGGACTTTTTTACCTGGAACTGTACGGCCTGCAATACCTATTTGCCGTCCCTTTTTGCATTGAAGGAACAATTTAAAAACGACAATTTCAGGATTGTCGGAGTGACACAATACACGGGAAGTTATGAATACGAGCGGGATATTTCCGAACTTCGGGAATACGAATATATAAGGGATCATTATTATCGTAAAAGAAAACTCAAATGGCCCGTGAGCATAACAAGAGATGACTTTATGGATGTCTATGGAATCAGCTCTTATCCCGTCTATATCCTCATCGATACAGAAGGGATCGTAAGGGACGGATATTTCATATCCAATTATGCTTATTTAAAGAAAAAAATAGAATCGTTACTTACAAACTGAAATACATTCCCGCCCCTATATCCCCAGGACCGGGACGCCGAAGACCGGTTCGTCCGGTACGTTCTTTGCCGTGAATTTGACCATAAGTGTGTTGGCCGGGTCGAATGTAAAATCCTTCGGGAACTTCAGTTGAATCGCGTATTTCCTTCCCCTTTCCACTTCTTTGAGACTCACCCCGACCTTGTCGATATTCACGGAAAGACCGGCAATACGCATGTCGGGACCCGGTTCGCATTCGACGTTTATCAGCTGCTCAACCCCTGAAGCGATGTTATCCTTGCTTACGAAGAGCGGATTGGGAAAAACCTTGACCATCGGTTCCATGAAATACGAGAATTGTGTATTGATCTCTGGTAATAGCCGGCTATCGGTTTTTACCACAATAGTTCCCATCACCTCTCCATGCTTGAAGGGGGGGTGTACGGTGACGGCGAGCGTGTACACGAAACCATCTTTCAGCGTCTCTATCCCGGTTTCGACATTGTCGTTCGATACCGTGACATTGGGTATCGTGAGATCATCGGCGGCTTTAACGACGTCGGTTATCCTGATGGGGTCGGGTAAACGATTCGCTATGGTTATCTTCCCTTCGAGCGGCGCGGTTCTGTCGCGCTCGATATTTCCGAAGGAAAGAACCCGCGGAGTCACACTGACCGATATTGTTACCGTCCCTTCGATGGTCAGCACATGGTCGGGATTGCCCGGAATGTTCGTTTTCACAATGACCGACTTTGCCGAATACCCTTCGAAGCCCGTTGTATCCAATGTTACGGGTATCTTCCCGTTTTGCCCGGGTTTGACCTCCTTATCATAAGCGCCTGCGACGGTGCAGCCGCATGTGGGGCGGATCTCCCGCACAATGAGAACCCCTGTCCCATTATTGGTAAACTCGAACGTATGATTTACGGATGTTCCTTCCTGGATCGTGCCGAAATTATATTTATCCGATGTGAATGAAATACCGGGACTTTTTACATTACCCGAGCAACCGCATAAGAAAGCGGCAATCATCAACACCGGCAGACAAACAGGAAATACGTTATTCTTCATCATGTTCTCCATAAATCGCAAATATCTTTTTTTACCGAAAATATTGTAGTCTTGGGGCCGGGCTTTGTCAAGATTAAGAAATACGTCAATTAAATTCCACGGAAAGTGGACGGTTGCCCCGTTATAAAAATCAAATGGATCGGCACTTTCTGCGGCGTGACGGATTCCACTTCTTCTTCCTGTGGCAAATCCGACTCGTCGGGGCGGAGCGCCGTATCAGGTCAAGGTTCCATTTCATCATAACGAACAACCATGACGATTCTTTTTCGAAAATGGGATGCTCGGGCATAGCGGATTGAAGGCGGGTATACGGCCGATAAATGGATTCGCATTTTATTGATTTTTCGTAAAAGAATTATATACTTTTATTCATACGTCGCAGGAGGATAAAATGAAAAGCATTGTTATATGTATTCCGGTCGAAATATCGGTATGATTTTTGCTGGGTTGCTTGTAAATCACGGAGAATACGACGGCGTCTGCTTCTCTTCCAATCCCGGGATCGACGTAATTGACGGAAAGAGTATCCATGGATTCCGTGTGGTTTACCTCAAAGACAAACTATCTTCAAATAAGGTTTTTGGAATATACTGATATTGGGTTAATAAGGGGAAATTAATGAAGAAAACCACAGCGATTATGATAATTTGCACAATACTTGTCGGATGTCCTTCTCCGGATGAGTCTCCTGCAACAATCAGTATAACAAACTCAAATGTGTCTGTTATTTCCGGGACGACCTATCAGTTTAATGCCGATAAACCCGCCGCATGGTCTGTTTCGAGTACGGTGCCCGAGGACGCGGGTTTCATCGATGCCGACGGCTTGTATACGGCCGCCGCATTGCCGACCCTCTCGGATGACAAAGTGACGGTCACCGTAACGGCCGCATTAAAAGAGGATACATCCAGGACCGATACACTCGATTTTACCGTGGAAAAAAGGTATTACAAGGTAGCCGATATCGGTGTCGGCAATGCGTATTTGGTCTGCCTGAATGATAAAATCTACTGTAACGGAACCGGGGCAAACGGCGAGGAACTTTACTGTTTTGACGGAACATCCTTTTATGAGGTCGCGAATGTGGACGATAATGCAGGTACGAGCAGCAGCCCCGAATACCTGACGGTTTTTAACGGTAATATTTATTTCCGCGCCACGGTCTCAGGTGATAGCGAGTTGTACTGTTATAACGGAATCAATGCTTCAATTGTCGAGGATATCTGGGTCGGAGACAGCAGCTATCCGTCTAATTTTTGCGTTTATAACAGCCGGCTTTATTTTAAAGCGAGGAAAGACAACTCATCGGACTATGAGCTTTGGTATTATGACGGAACCAATCCCTGCGTGGAGATCGATATCAGAACAGGAACTTCCGGCAGCGGCCCCACCTATATGTATGTATGGAACGGTAAAATGTATTTTCAGGCATCTGTATCGAACGGCAAGGAACTATGGTATCATGACGGTACCACTCAGGCGGAAATATACGATCTTGATCCCGATGTAGATGATTCTTCTCCTAGTTCGTTCTGCGGTTTCGGTTCATATCTCTATTTTACAGCGAAAGATGAATTCTCGAATTACGAAGTATGGCGGTATGACGGTTCAACGACACCGTTCGAAGAGTTTGAGGTGTATTCAAGCGTCGACCCGGGGTATCCGAAGAGTTATGTGCCTTATAACGGTAACCTTTATCTGTCCGGAAGAAGTACCGCAACGGATTATGAGCTTCACTATCATGACGGCACGACTAATCCCATACAGAAAGCGTTTGATGTTAATCCTTCAGGGGACGGAGAGGTATATGTCCTTGGCGTTTATAAAGACAAGCTGTATTTCCTCGGAAATAATGGCAGCAGCGGACAGGAACTCTTCAGCTGGGATGAGACGGAACTGGTGCTTTACGATATTATTCCGGGCGGTTCGGACAGCATACCGGGAAATCTGATTGAATGCAATGGAAAACTCTATTTTACCATATATGCTACAAATAAGGATCTTTATGTTTTTAATGATTATTGAAAAATTGGTTGTAACAGCAAAAACATCAAGCGAAATGGTTCCTTGAAACAGATCGTCGCCGCTGCATTACTTTTTTACCTCGGCGATAGTGAAGGAAAAATACGGCTTTATCTTGAAGCGGCCGTCGGAAGCTTAGCCTATATGCGATGTTGTACGCGTTGATTTTTCAATCTTCCGTCATTCTTGCTGAAGCAACGACTATTTCTTTTGTGTGATTGATTAACGAAGAATCTCCCGGATTCCCATGGCCGGGTATAACTATTCCGATACGATCAAAACGCTTTTCAAGCTGTAAAAGTGAATTCGCCCATTCATGTAGATTGCCGTCTTCTATAAAGCCGACGTTATCTGCGTCGGATGCGAGTATCATGCAGCCGCCGAAAAGTAAATTCTTACATGGAATGTATACGACTACATTGTCGTAGGTATGCGTGGGACCGGGATAATAAACGATTATTTCTTCCGATCCCAATATGATTTTCTGCTCTTCATTGATGTCAAAAGTATTTGTCGGACAATAGAATCTGAAGTTCATGTAAGTGTCTTTGTATTTTTTATATTCGGGTTTATTAAGCAGTTCTATTATCTTCGACATCGTCGCGGCACTTTTTGTTTTGATGAGTTCGCATGTTAAGCCGGAGCCGTATACAGGTATATCGTTTTTTATTAATTCCCGGTTCCCTCCCAGATTATCAATATGAAATCCCGTATTTATTTCGGTAATTGAATAATTGTTGCCAAACCTGTTTCGAATCCAATCCAGAACCAGGGATGTCGCTTCAGGTGTATATGGCGTATCAATCCATACGATGTTCATTTTATCCAATACAAGCACCAACGAATTGCCCGGCCAGGGAAAACTGTGGGTGATCATAAATACATTATGGTCTATTTCGGTTATTTTAATTTCTTTCGTTAATTGCAGCACGGACATATTATTATTCCCGTCTTTACCCATAACCGGGACTATTGCGACAATAATTAATAGCGTGATTGTCAATGGTTTTTTCATCGTATGCACTCCTGAAAGATTATTACGCAAAACGTTTTAAGACTGCGTGGTGACGGCGCAGGTATTGCGAAAACAATACCCCCAGTAAGTAACAATGCGGCGAAGCCCTCAGCGACGTTATCTTTACTACATTCTCA from Spirochaetales bacterium harbors:
- a CDS encoding DUF1573 domain-containing protein, which translates into the protein MMKNNVFPVCLPVLMIAAFLCGCSGNVKSPGISFTSDKYNFGTIQEGTSVNHTFEFTNNGTGVLIVREIRPTCGCTVAGAYDKEVKPGQNGKIPVTLDTTGFEGYSAKSVIVKTNIPGNPDHVLTIEGTVTISVSVTPRVLSFGNIERDRTAPLEGKITIANRLPDPIRITDVVKAADDLTIPNVTVSNDNVETGIETLKDGFVYTLAVTVHPPFKHGEVMGTIVVKTDSRLLPEINTQFSYFMEPMVKVFPNPLFVSKDNIASGVEQLINVECEPGPDMRIAGLSVNIDKVGVSLKEVERGRKYAIQLKFPKDFTFDPANTLMVKFTAKNVPDEPVFGVPVLGI
- a CDS encoding MBL fold metallo-hydrolase; protein product: MKKPLTITLLIIVAIVPVMGKDGNNNMSVLQLTKEIKITEIDHNVFMITHSFPWPGNSLVLVLDKMNIVWIDTPYTPEATSLVLDWIRNRFGNNYSITEINTGFHIDNLGGNRELIKNDIPVYGSGLTCELIKTKSAATMSKIIELLNKPEYKKYKDTYMNFRFYCPTNTFDINEEQKIILGSEEIIVYYPGPTHTYDNVVVYIPCKNLLFGGCMILASDADNVGFIEDGNLHEWANSLLQLEKRFDRIGIVIPGHGNPGDSSLINHTKEIVVASARMTED
- a CDS encoding redoxin domain-containing protein, which produces MFKRTAKAMQYLNKADPENIATINDLKNLVQIAEIAQDERKIIDILKIIFNRYPDTKIDKRLLKLYFPNAYLLEPGEIEKYVDITIFLPHEQLECYYAIALGFAETGNMGQAEKYNEKANNLLNQLLSERIQRNTIPVIRIVGLRSYIENKLGHTSEAFNIINDAKNEFSDEYSIKQLELFENRLKILGEKAKSIEYQFWVGTEQPVDLSALKGNVILLDFFTWNCTACNTYLPSLFALKEQFKNDNFRIVGVTQYTGSYEYERDISELREYEYIRDHYYRKRKLKWPVSITRDDFMDVYGISSYPVYILIDTEGIVRDGYFISNYAYLKKKIESLLTN